In one window of Amblyomma americanum isolate KBUSLIRL-KWMA chromosome 9, ASM5285725v1, whole genome shotgun sequence DNA:
- the LOC144105720 gene encoding uncharacterized protein LOC144105720, with translation MWARSVRHSQADQALDGKLGPGSQRDMVERLPEEAEIIASGPPSEASSSPDTGNVEASTSLASSSEASTSQASTPAASAEQGRTRKRRQPTSSIDKVVLLLRQENHAKKMARKKYKLSKKTVCLQEEANDIQREMVSIIRQYFEGQHERLPDCSDSAE, from the exons ATGTGGGCACGCTCTGTGCGTCACAGTCAAGCAGATCAAGCACTAGATGGAAAACTTGGCCCAGGCTCACAA AGGGACATGGTAGAACGCCTGCCAGAGGAGGCAGAGATTATTGCCTCAGGACCGCCATCAGAAGCGTCGAGCAGCCCAGACACCGGAAATGTCGAGGCGTCGACCAGTCTGGCCTCGTCCAGCGAGGCATCGACGAGCCAGGCTTCAACACCTGCTGCCTCAGCCGAGCAAGGTCGCACGCGCAAAAGGCGACAGCCGACATCATCTATAGACAAAGTTGTGCTGCTGTTAAGGCAGGAAAACCATGCCAAAAAGATGGCTAGAAAGAAGTATAAGCTGTCCAAAAAGACGGTGTGTCTCCAGGAGGAGGCCAATGACATACAACGTGAGATGGTCAGCATAATCCGCCAATACTTTGAAGGCCAGCATGAGCGTCTGCCTGACTGCTCCGACAGCGCTGAATAA